The following DNA comes from Rosa rugosa chromosome 5, drRosRugo1.1, whole genome shotgun sequence.
TTTAAACGACAAACCAATCTCAAAACCCTCGTCTGCTatcttcatcgtcttcctccCCTATTTTGATTCTCTTTGCAAGCACCACTCCACCTAAACCAAAGGATAAGTACCACTACGATAGACTACCCGGATAAGAATAATCTTAGAAGCTGGAGGTGTCGATGTTGCTGAAGAGCCTTGGAGAGTCAGTTACCAGAGTTGTGAGTCATCAAAGCTAGAAGCAGGAGGTGGATCCCTAGAAGCATGTGGTGGAGACCTAGAACCAGGAGGTGGCAGTCCTTATCGAAACATAGAGGAAGCCGATAGTGTTGGCATCCAAATCTACTCTCTCTTGTGCTTATCTAGAATTAAAATCTGACCTCTTTGCCATTCACTATAAATATCCAGGTTTGTTCTACTTTCTTTATTGAGTTCCCCTATATTTGTTTACAAAAAAAGGAGTGAGGGAAGGAGAAATTTTGAGACTAAGGAGGAACCTGAGAAGTATAAATTAATTTTCCGAAACAAGGTAGGGGGATCTGGGGAAACCTCTATTTAATTTGTTTGGTTGCTGTGTTGCTATATGTGATTTCAGTTATGAAATTTGATTGATGGTTGAGTTAATGGGTGTTATCTGTTGTTTATCATATTGTTTCATTAGCATGTTCATGAAGTTTGAGGCATGGTTTTGATAGAATAGAATGGGAATGAAATATGTGGGAGTATTCTTTTGTGTAGTTGAGCTTAATCCGTAAGGACCAAATTTCAGGTGGGCTAATAGAGCtgtatgattttggtgatcgagATTAAGTAAGATGACTAGCAAAAAGGGAATCATGGTTTGGGTTATGGAGTTAATTCATATGTTATTTCATCTGGAGCCACCTCAAAAAGGTAAATTACATGGTATGGGACATGTAGACTCTTGGTGTCTTGGCATGTGAGTTAACAGGTAATAGATGAAAATAGCATTGCATACATCCATGTATTACTGTTTTGATTGTCACTAGTTTGTGTTGTTTATTTAAAGAGGCTTAGCCTCCTACTGAGCTATTGATGCTCACCCCTATCAAATATTGCAGGTACTGAACATGAAGTTTAGTTTTCCCTTTTGAAGAGCTTGTGATTAATGTGAAGGAAGTGTGAGActtgttttgtttagtttcctAGAATAAGAGCAAAGGCTGCCAGTTTGTAGTTTGCCTTTGAAGTATAGGTTTGAATTTTCTGTGGGAATAATGAACTATCAAGAAAGTTTGTACTGTAATCTATATAATTATGTTTGCTGCATTataaatttcttctttttccataATCCATGCTATGTTCATTGAATCGGTTATGTCTTTTAATTGATTCtaagttctttgattggttTCATTATTTTCCAGCTCTTATGTTTAAAATTCATTGGTTAAATTCAAGGTAGAACAGAGAtctgcaaatctgcaattgTGTTTCTGAGCTTTTGACGCAGTTGCCTTTTTGTTGAAAACTGTACATTTCGGTTGGGTATTTAAAGTGGGTGTCTTCATAAAAGTTACAGTAGACATCTTAAAGATCATTTCAAAATTGGAATCtcttaaaaatgatttttctagaattagttatgatttttcaaagttataGGTCTGCTGTATTAGTAATTCTGCTGGAAGGGCAACTTGGTTATTTCTTCCAGTActtcaaatctgattcaaatgGACTACAAATTTTCTTTATTATGTTTCTATTCTTTAGTACAAGTCATACCTTCAActcaataataataaaaaaaaatccctgAGTTGGGGTATGACATGTGGCATGCCAACTTGGCActggtggggcccacatgacaggcaaaattccaaaattctaaaataaattttcagaaaaaataacaaaattgattttgtctctcctctctctctctctctcctcggtTCCATGGCTTCCGACGCCGCCGTCTCCCAATTCGCTTCCTTCTTCGACCGCCTCCGCCGCGACCGAGATCTCCCTCCGATCATCCCTTTCATCATGGGCTTTGCCGTTGCCGGATCCACGACAGACTCCGATCAACAGCAAACAGACGATCGTAGACAGGAGCGTGTTAATAGACTCGTCGTCATCAATCGCGAGGAGCAGAACATGGTGGTGATTGAGAGCGGCTCCGGCGGAATCGACTCTCTGATGCGCGCATTGGCCAAGGACGGCCACCCACCGACGTCCAAAGCCTCCATCGCCGCCATGCCGACGGTGACGGTTGTGGAAAGCAGCCGCGAGTATCCGATTTGCCTCGACCAGTTTGAGGTCGGCGGAGAGGCCAAAGAGATGCCTTGCAGTCATTTGTTTCATGGGGATTGTGTGGAGAAGTGGTTGAAGGTTCAAGGGACTTGCCCGGTTTGCCGGTTCAAGATGCCGGCCGACGAGGAAGAAGAGCCGGAGAAGAAGAATGAGCCTGGAATTTCTGTCAGCATCTTTATAAGGGCAACAAGTGAAG
Coding sequences within:
- the LOC133711234 gene encoding E3 ubiquitin-protein ligase MPSR1-like, whose protein sequence is MASDAAVSQFASFFDRLRRDRDLPPIIPFIMGFAVAGSTTDSDQQQTDDRRQERVNRLVVINREEQNMVVIESGSGGIDSLMRALAKDGHPPTSKASIAAMPTVTVVESSREYPICLDQFEVGGEAKEMPCSHLFHGDCVEKWLKVQGTCPVCRFKMPADEEEEPEKKNEPGISVSIFIRATSEDSDRTGDLHDSIPSEAAVDDDGDHMQS